One Labilithrix sp. DNA window includes the following coding sequences:
- a CDS encoding Uma2 family endonuclease, with amino-acid sequence MVAALSYVRPESGERRIVIHGVRWRDYVIAREALDAPGVRMTYLKGALEIMAPSPEHETAKTTSARLIETYAFLARLPLNGYGSTTFRREAKQRGAEPDECWVVGRTLEAAGGFPDIVFEVIETTPLVDKLEVYDGFGIPEVWIFEDGAFTIHRRKASGGYVLATKSALLPELDFRRIAKLAAMKDQQSALELLERGMRDTRKPKRPRRRT; translated from the coding sequence ATGGTCGCCGCTCTTTCGTATGTGCGTCCCGAGTCGGGGGAGCGACGGATCGTCATCCACGGCGTCAGGTGGCGGGACTACGTCATCGCGCGTGAGGCGCTCGACGCGCCCGGCGTGCGAATGACTTATCTGAAAGGAGCGCTCGAGATCATGGCGCCATCGCCGGAGCACGAGACCGCGAAGACGACCAGCGCGCGCCTCATCGAGACCTACGCCTTCCTCGCGCGCCTCCCGCTCAACGGGTACGGCTCGACCACCTTTCGGCGAGAGGCGAAGCAGCGCGGCGCCGAGCCGGACGAGTGCTGGGTCGTCGGGCGGACGCTGGAGGCAGCGGGAGGCTTCCCGGACATCGTCTTCGAGGTGATCGAGACGACACCGCTCGTCGACAAGCTCGAGGTCTACGACGGGTTCGGCATACCGGAGGTGTGGATCTTCGAAGACGGCGCCTTCACCATCCATCGTCGCAAAGCTTCGGGCGGTTACGTCCTCGCGACGAAGAGCGCGCTGCTCCCCGAGCTCGACTTCCGCCGCATCGCGAAGCTCGCGGCGATGAAGGACCAACAGTCCGCGCTCGAGCTCCTCGAACGCGGCATGCGCGACACACGAAAGCCGAAGCGCCCGCGCCGCCGCACGTGA
- a CDS encoding pirin family protein, with protein sequence MVNSTTATTTNGFDRGIGKSLRGMATSDGAGVKLTRVIGNALLRRLDPFLMLDEFRSDEPQDYLAGFPDHPHRGFETVTYMIAGRFRHRDNKGHEGILAAGGAQWMTAGRGIVHSEMPEQEEGLVHGFQLWLNLPKKDKMSAATYRDVQAEEIPHVPLGGGVVVRALAGTVGGVIGPIAGRDTEPVYFDVEIPAGATAEIPVPAGHEGFVYPFAGDVAIGNRSLARGELGVLAEGKGTAGVRLTAKSDARVLVVAGKPIGEPVVQYGPFVMTTPEEIEQAIRDFQAGRF encoded by the coding sequence ATGGTCAACAGCACGACAGCAACGACGACGAACGGCTTCGATCGCGGCATCGGCAAGAGCCTCCGCGGCATGGCGACGAGCGACGGCGCGGGGGTGAAGCTCACGCGCGTGATCGGCAACGCGCTCCTGCGGCGCCTCGATCCGTTCCTGATGCTCGACGAGTTCCGCTCCGACGAGCCGCAGGACTACCTCGCGGGCTTCCCCGATCACCCGCATCGCGGCTTCGAGACGGTCACGTACATGATCGCGGGGCGCTTCCGTCATCGCGACAACAAGGGCCACGAAGGCATCCTCGCCGCCGGCGGCGCGCAGTGGATGACGGCGGGCCGCGGCATCGTCCACTCGGAGATGCCCGAGCAGGAGGAGGGCCTCGTGCACGGCTTCCAGCTCTGGCTGAACCTCCCCAAGAAAGACAAGATGAGCGCGGCGACCTATCGCGACGTGCAGGCGGAGGAGATCCCGCACGTGCCGCTTGGCGGCGGCGTCGTGGTGCGCGCGCTCGCGGGCACCGTGGGCGGCGTCATCGGCCCGATCGCGGGTCGCGACACCGAGCCGGTCTACTTCGACGTCGAGATCCCCGCCGGCGCGACGGCGGAGATCCCGGTCCCGGCGGGGCACGAGGGCTTCGTGTACCCGTTCGCGGGTGACGTCGCGATCGGCAACCGGTCGCTCGCCCGCGGCGAGCTCGGCGTCCTCGCGGAGGGGAAGGGGACCGCGGGCGTGCGCCTCACCGCGAAGTCGGACGCACGCGTGCTCGTCGTCGCGGGCAAGCCGATCGGCGAGCCGGTCGTGCAGTACGGCCCGTTCGTGATGACGACGCCGGAGGAGATCGAGCAAGCGATTCGCGACTTCCAGGCGGGCCGCTTCTGA
- a CDS encoding M48 family metalloprotease: MRSLLVLSALLAGLGACASIAEDSGVSADDLVTGGVCSTLDYGPRADAKELYRFFASNAELETAAKALVASGFVAQFTGAGATVAGVDSDERAVRLVGEVFEGYRKVFPEETAGLDKAPPVVIVQAAPVNAFALGNFIEDGALVPKSPWCFFVNSGLLAHGNTDDELRGVIAHELGHLILQTFRPDVQARVRHTYTLGTESEDGILGAAQPDDPTLAPAIGRLLQGQTRNGAVAHLGMNVVAPGIYIRLLGSQLRPTPATQEVCASVQPKLLALGTKQMEFLPGAAAQDLTPRIPNATELAELEALTADAMTAIEACAAPNAVDVGSLGAISALLQGLPPSAASDPSSPVFAQIQAGMHPLEQEVDAEMPTATFFDRVVRAEPRVRNDIVAIRSSLDMSRVRVYDYEEDADDASMRVLHAIGKDPHGIGNFTLSLLPAEQRAACIADVAAGKHIGFGEAYDVHPLPCWRYYHAQQFTKALETCSPAPTKRALKTSLPLIANDPASVSGIPQR, translated from the coding sequence ATGCGTAGCTTGCTTGTGCTTTCGGCTCTCCTCGCGGGGCTCGGCGCCTGCGCCTCTATCGCGGAGGACTCGGGTGTATCCGCCGACGATCTCGTCACCGGCGGCGTCTGCTCGACGCTCGACTACGGTCCGCGCGCGGACGCGAAGGAGCTCTATCGCTTCTTTGCGAGCAACGCGGAGCTCGAGACCGCGGCCAAGGCGCTCGTCGCGTCGGGCTTCGTCGCGCAGTTCACCGGCGCGGGCGCGACGGTCGCCGGCGTCGACAGCGACGAGCGCGCCGTCCGCCTCGTGGGCGAGGTCTTCGAGGGCTACCGGAAGGTGTTCCCGGAGGAGACCGCGGGGCTCGACAAGGCGCCCCCGGTCGTCATCGTCCAGGCGGCTCCGGTCAACGCGTTCGCGCTCGGGAACTTCATCGAGGACGGGGCGCTCGTCCCGAAGAGCCCTTGGTGCTTCTTCGTGAACAGCGGCCTCCTCGCGCACGGCAACACGGACGACGAGCTCCGCGGCGTCATCGCGCACGAGCTCGGCCACCTCATCCTCCAGACCTTTCGCCCCGACGTGCAGGCCCGCGTCCGTCACACGTACACGCTCGGCACCGAGAGCGAGGACGGCATTCTCGGCGCCGCGCAGCCGGACGATCCGACGCTCGCGCCGGCGATCGGTCGCCTCCTCCAGGGGCAGACGCGCAACGGCGCCGTCGCGCACCTCGGCATGAACGTCGTCGCGCCCGGCATCTACATCCGTCTCCTCGGCAGCCAGCTGCGTCCGACGCCGGCGACGCAGGAGGTCTGCGCGTCGGTGCAGCCGAAGCTCCTCGCCCTCGGAACGAAGCAGATGGAGTTCCTCCCCGGCGCCGCGGCGCAGGACCTGACGCCGCGGATCCCGAACGCGACGGAGCTCGCCGAGCTCGAAGCCCTCACCGCCGATGCGATGACGGCGATCGAGGCGTGCGCCGCCCCGAACGCCGTCGACGTCGGCTCGCTCGGCGCCATCTCGGCGCTCCTTCAGGGCCTGCCGCCGAGCGCCGCGTCCGACCCGAGCAGCCCCGTGTTCGCTCAGATCCAGGCCGGAATGCATCCGCTCGAGCAGGAGGTCGACGCCGAGATGCCGACCGCCACGTTCTTCGATCGCGTCGTGCGCGCGGAGCCGCGCGTGCGGAACGACATCGTCGCGATCCGCAGCTCGCTCGATATGTCACGTGTCCGCGTCTACGACTACGAGGAGGACGCCGACGACGCCTCGATGCGCGTGCTCCACGCGATCGGGAAGGATCCGCACGGCATCGGCAACTTCACCCTCTCGCTCCTGCCGGCGGAGCAGAGGGCAGCCTGCATCGCCGACGTCGCGGCGGGCAAGCACATCGGCTTCGGCGAGGCGTACGACGTCCACCCGTTGCCCTGCTGGCGCTACTACCACGCGCAGCAGTTCACGAAGGCGCTCGAGACCTGCAGCCCGGCGCCGACGAAGCGGGCGCTGAAGACGTCGCTCCCGCTCATCGCGAACGATCCCGCGAGCGTCTCCGGCATCCCGCAGCGCTGA